From the genome of Psychroserpens ponticola, one region includes:
- a CDS encoding RNA polymerase sigma factor has protein sequence MNTNISESQMQSRLRRSDKHALESVYIENKTAFLNYASGFKIDKGAALDIYQDSIVAMYQNFVMNQLVLEKSSIKTYLFGIGKYKIYKYLNNEKRMITPKADALDFEEIQLEEDLPTETQIKLSQNLKLISESCQLILKLFYYRGLTIDEIVEQTEYKDPNTVRSHKSRCLKRLKTLFKVQ, from the coding sequence ATGAATACAAACATATCTGAGTCACAAATGCAATCACGCTTAAGACGTAGTGATAAGCATGCCTTAGAAAGTGTTTACATTGAAAACAAAACTGCTTTTTTAAATTATGCTTCTGGCTTTAAAATTGATAAAGGAGCGGCTTTAGATATATATCAAGATAGTATTGTTGCGATGTATCAAAATTTTGTAATGAATCAATTAGTATTAGAAAAAAGCTCTATAAAAACCTATTTATTTGGCATTGGGAAGTATAAAATCTATAAGTATTTGAATAATGAGAAACGAATGATTACACCTAAAGCTGACGCCTTAGATTTTGAAGAAATTCAACTCGAAGAAGATTTGCCAACAGAAACACAAATAAAATTATCTCAAAATTTAAAGTTAATTTCAGAGAGTTGTCAGCTTATATTAAAACTGTTTTATTACAGAGGACTTACCATTGATGAAATTGTTGAACAAACAGAATACAAAGACCCAAACACTGTAAGAAGTCATAAATCAAGATGCTTGAAACGTCTTAAAACATTATTTAAAGTACAATAA